A DNA window from Sulfitobacter sp. BSw21498 contains the following coding sequences:
- a CDS encoding porin: MKKVLFATTALVATAGVAAADVTFGGYGRFGVIYVEGATNETTITSRFRLQIDATAEADNGITFGARARIQQDNDGDSNGANLGADAASAGGTFRGDRVETGINGIRYFARSGGLEVGVGNIYGAIDSMPGMYPVELGLTGLSYDYIINGAGVYSATYDSDGNGAAGRNGVEVLYAMGDLKAHLSYSELDLVANNNDLEGERIEGYLAYTFSGWTVALGLQDSDRAADTELALTVGGNVGVADLTFGYADNGTGGDAFAITAAFDIGAATRLTAVVLDQESYSDTVYGVGVTHDLGGGTSLRGGVQNNASGNTVADLGVRFNF; encoded by the coding sequence ATGAAAAAAGTTCTCTTCGCTACAACAGCTCTGGTTGCGACCGCTGGCGTTGCAGCTGCAGACGTTACATTCGGCGGCTACGGCCGTTTTGGTGTCATCTATGTTGAAGGCGCAACAAACGAAACAACCATCACCAGCCGTTTCCGTCTGCAGATCGACGCGACAGCTGAGGCCGACAACGGCATCACCTTCGGTGCACGCGCTCGTATCCAGCAGGACAACGATGGCGACAGCAACGGTGCAAACCTCGGTGCGGATGCGGCTTCCGCAGGCGGCACATTCCGCGGTGACCGCGTTGAAACAGGCATCAACGGCATTCGCTACTTTGCTCGTTCCGGTGGTCTGGAAGTCGGCGTTGGCAACATCTACGGCGCGATCGACTCCATGCCTGGCATGTACCCCGTCGAGCTGGGCCTGACCGGTCTGTCGTATGACTACATCATCAACGGTGCAGGCGTGTATTCCGCGACATACGACTCCGATGGTAACGGCGCAGCTGGCCGCAACGGTGTTGAAGTTCTGTACGCAATGGGCGACCTGAAAGCTCACCTGTCGTACTCCGAGCTGGACCTGGTTGCGAACAACAACGACCTCGAAGGCGAGCGCATCGAAGGTTACCTTGCATACACATTCAGCGGCTGGACCGTTGCTCTGGGCCTGCAAGACTCCGATCGCGCAGCTGACACCGAGCTGGCTCTGACAGTTGGCGGTAACGTCGGCGTTGCAGACCTGACATTCGGTTATGCTGACAACGGCACCGGCGGCGACGCATTCGCGATCACCGCGGCGTTCGACATCGGCGCAGCGACACGTCTGACAGCCGTTGTTCTGGATCAAGAATCCTATTCCGACACCGTTTACGGCGTTGGCGTAACACACGACCTGGGCGGCGGTACATCGCTGCGCGGTGGTGTTCAGAACAACGCGTCCGGCAACACCGTTGCTGACCTGGGTGTTCGCTTCAACTTCTAA
- a CDS encoding glutathione S-transferase family protein — MYKVIGATKSRAMRVMWMLEELRQPYEHVPCGPRSDEAKQYNPSGKIPALVDGDEVLTDSVAIMQYLADKHGALTAPAGTPARARQDALTFWLIDEMDAILWAAAKHSFVFPEEQRVPEIKDSLKAEFARSAANLSDRLDGPFLMGEQVTIPDLLATHCINWSIGAGFARVDDKLGNWAKSMRDRPAFKAAATRED; from the coding sequence ATGTATAAGGTAATCGGAGCAACAAAATCGCGGGCGATGCGCGTCATGTGGATGCTCGAAGAACTTCGTCAGCCCTATGAACATGTGCCCTGCGGGCCGCGCTCGGACGAGGCGAAGCAATACAACCCGTCGGGCAAAATTCCGGCGCTGGTCGACGGCGATGAGGTTCTGACCGATTCGGTTGCGATCATGCAGTATCTTGCGGATAAACACGGCGCGCTAACGGCCCCTGCCGGGACCCCGGCGCGTGCGCGTCAGGATGCGCTTACCTTTTGGCTGATCGACGAGATGGACGCGATCCTTTGGGCGGCCGCCAAACACAGCTTTGTTTTCCCCGAAGAGCAGCGCGTCCCCGAAATCAAGGACAGCCTGAAAGCGGAGTTCGCACGATCCGCAGCGAATTTGTCCGACAGATTGGACGGTCCGTTTCTGATGGGCGAGCAGGTGACGATACCGGATTTGCTGGCGACCCACTGCATCAACTGGTCCATCGGCGCGGGCTTTGCCCGGGTGGATGACAAGCTCGGGAATTGGGCCAAATCCATGCGCGACCGCCCTGCGTTCAAGGCCGCGGCGACCCGCGAGGATTAA
- the holA gene encoding DNA polymerase III subunit delta: protein MKLPPRDANAYFAKPDPNKTGLLIYGGDAMRVALKRQSFLKNLLGPNAEEEMRLTRIQAADLRRDAPMLLDAIKAVGFFPGPRAAFVEDANDNIAKILSDALADWQPGDAQIVVTAGDLKKTSKVLKAFEAHKNAFATPIYDNPPDRAEIERVLAEAKLSPEPDAMGVLTELARVLDPGDFRQMVDKITLYKISDSGPLTAEDVANCAPTSTEAEVDDILHVVAEARAGDIGPVMAKLQAQGVNAVTLIIMATRHFRTLYRIASNPGGQIWGVRDRDRAMRQAKSWGAAKLETALTVLTDTDLTLRSAGQHAPAMALVERAFIRLAMLGAQR from the coding sequence ATGAAGCTGCCCCCGCGCGACGCGAATGCCTATTTCGCCAAGCCCGATCCGAACAAGACCGGGCTTTTGATCTATGGCGGCGACGCGATGCGTGTCGCGTTGAAGCGGCAAAGCTTTCTGAAAAACCTATTGGGTCCCAACGCAGAAGAGGAAATGCGCCTGACCCGTATTCAGGCCGCCGATCTGCGCCGTGACGCGCCGATGCTTCTTGATGCGATAAAGGCCGTCGGCTTTTTCCCCGGTCCCCGCGCGGCCTTCGTTGAAGATGCCAATGACAATATCGCCAAAATCCTGTCTGATGCGCTGGCCGACTGGCAGCCGGGCGATGCGCAAATTGTGGTAACAGCCGGCGATCTCAAGAAAACCTCTAAGGTGCTCAAGGCGTTTGAAGCGCATAAGAATGCTTTTGCGACCCCTATTTACGACAATCCGCCTGACCGGGCAGAGATTGAACGTGTGCTCGCCGAGGCAAAACTGAGCCCAGAGCCCGACGCCATGGGGGTGCTGACCGAATTGGCGCGTGTGCTGGATCCGGGCGATTTTCGTCAAATGGTTGATAAGATTACACTCTACAAGATCAGCGACTCAGGCCCGCTTACCGCCGAGGATGTCGCCAATTGCGCGCCCACCTCTACCGAAGCAGAGGTCGACGACATTCTGCATGTCGTAGCCGAGGCCCGCGCAGGAGACATCGGGCCGGTGATGGCAAAGCTGCAGGCACAGGGTGTAAACGCCGTCACGTTAATCATCATGGCGACACGTCACTTTCGCACGCTTTACCGCATCGCGAGCAATCCGGGCGGGCAGATCTGGGGCGTGCGCGATCGAGACCGCGCTATGCGGCAAGCCAAAAGCTGGGGGGCAGCCAAGCTTGAAACGGCGCTGACCGTGTTGACGGATACCGACCTGACGCTCCGGTCGGCGGGGCAACATGCGCCCGCAATGGCGCTGGTCGAACGCGCTTTTATCCGCCTCGCGATGCTGGGCGCACAACGCTAG
- the leuS gene encoding leucine--tRNA ligase: MSSYSPAEIEARWQAAWEKNDVFQAVRNAEKPKYYVLEMFPYPSGRIHMGHVRNYTMGDVIARYKIATGHNVLHPMGWDAFGMPAENAAMAIGGHPKDWTYGNIADMRGQMKPLGLSIDWSREFATCDPEYYGQQQALFLDFLAEGLVYRKNAIVNWDPIDMTVLANEQVEAGRGWRSGALVERRELTQWFFKISDHSEELLAALDTLDNWPAKVKLMQANWIGQSRGLQFAFSTIDAPEGHDRIEVYTTRPDTLLGASFVGISPDHPLAKLLEKDSPEIAAFCAECRKGGTTEEAIETAEKLGMDTGLRVRHPFDTAWELPVYIANFILMDYGTGAIFGCPAHDARDFEFATKYGLPITSTFLPDEDADPKLSAPFVPAKSEKVYYNGGFAGEKWQTGQDAIVAAIDACEAQGVGQGVTKYRLRDWGLSRQRYWGCPIPVVHCDACGVVPEKKENLPIELPYDVSFDTPGNPLDRHPTWRNCACPSCGAPAKRETDTMDTFVDSSWYFARFTAPHADTPTNMADAEYWMNVDQYIGGIEHAILHLLYSRFFARAMQITGHLPEKAIEPFNALFTQGMVTHEIYQTPGDNGRPVYHLPEDVTDGKLADGTPVEIIPSAKMSKSKKNVVDPLGIIANYGADTARWFVLSDSPPERDVEWTASGAEAAYKHLNRVWNISTRIAEMDESAAGTGDDDLLRAMHKTVHDVTMGVESFGFNAAIAKLYAFTATLQKSKAGKATQREAIMTLAQLMAPMTPHLSEEIWAAQGGADLITTSAWPNADDAMLVDDTVTLPIQINGKRRAEIQVPADMSKEEVEKIALNHEAVIRTLDGATPKKVIVVPGRIVNVVA; the protein is encoded by the coding sequence ATGTCCTCTTACTCCCCCGCCGAAATCGAAGCCCGCTGGCAAGCCGCCTGGGAAAAGAACGATGTGTTCCAAGCGGTACGCAATGCCGAAAAGCCCAAGTATTATGTGTTGGAAATGTTCCCCTATCCGTCGGGACGCATCCACATGGGGCACGTGCGCAACTATACGATGGGCGACGTCATTGCGCGCTATAAGATCGCAACGGGCCACAACGTATTGCACCCGATGGGCTGGGACGCCTTTGGGATGCCAGCTGAAAACGCGGCGATGGCGATCGGCGGCCACCCCAAAGACTGGACCTACGGCAACATCGCCGACATGCGCGGCCAGATGAAACCGCTGGGGCTGTCGATTGACTGGTCTCGCGAGTTTGCGACCTGCGATCCGGAATATTACGGCCAGCAACAAGCGCTGTTTCTCGATTTTCTGGCCGAGGGGCTGGTCTATCGCAAAAATGCTATCGTGAACTGGGACCCGATCGACATGACCGTGCTTGCCAACGAACAGGTCGAAGCAGGGCGCGGCTGGCGTTCCGGCGCGCTGGTTGAACGGCGCGAACTGACGCAGTGGTTCTTCAAGATCTCTGACCACTCCGAAGAACTGCTGGCGGCGCTGGACACACTTGATAATTGGCCCGCCAAGGTCAAACTGATGCAGGCCAACTGGATCGGCCAGTCGCGCGGGCTGCAGTTTGCGTTCTCTACCATCGATGCCCCCGAAGGCCACGACCGGATAGAGGTTTACACCACGCGCCCCGACACCCTGCTGGGGGCTAGCTTCGTCGGGATCTCGCCTGACCACCCGCTGGCCAAGCTGCTAGAAAAAGATTCGCCCGAGATCGCGGCCTTCTGCGCTGAATGCCGCAAAGGCGGCACAACGGAAGAAGCGATCGAGACCGCTGAAAAGCTCGGGATGGATACAGGCCTGCGCGTGCGTCATCCATTTGACACCGCGTGGGAACTGCCGGTTTATATCGCGAACTTCATCCTGATGGATTACGGCACGGGTGCTATCTTTGGCTGCCCTGCGCATGACGCGCGGGATTTCGAATTTGCCACCAAATACGGGCTGCCGATCACCTCGACCTTCCTGCCTGACGAAGATGCGGACCCTAAACTTTCCGCCCCCTTCGTGCCGGCAAAATCCGAAAAAGTTTATTACAACGGCGGATTCGCAGGCGAGAAATGGCAAACCGGCCAAGACGCCATCGTGGCAGCCATCGACGCCTGTGAAGCGCAAGGCGTAGGCCAGGGCGTGACCAAGTATCGCCTGCGTGATTGGGGCCTGTCACGGCAACGCTATTGGGGCTGCCCGATCCCTGTCGTCCATTGTGACGCCTGTGGTGTGGTGCCCGAGAAGAAAGAGAACCTGCCCATCGAACTGCCCTATGATGTCAGCTTTGACACGCCGGGCAACCCGCTGGATCGCCACCCGACATGGCGCAATTGCGCCTGCCCGTCCTGTGGCGCACCTGCAAAACGCGAGACCGATACGATGGATACGTTCGTCGATTCCTCATGGTATTTCGCGCGGTTCACTGCGCCACACGCCGACACGCCAACCAATATGGCGGATGCGGAATACTGGATGAATGTCGACCAGTATATCGGCGGCATCGAACACGCGATTTTGCACCTTCTGTATTCGCGCTTCTTTGCCCGGGCGATGCAGATCACCGGCCACTTGCCCGAAAAAGCAATCGAGCCGTTTAATGCTCTGTTCACCCAAGGCATGGTAACCCACGAAATCTACCAGACCCCCGGTGACAACGGACGGCCTGTCTACCACCTGCCGGAGGATGTGACCGACGGCAAACTCGCCGACGGGACACCCGTTGAAATCATCCCCTCGGCCAAAATGTCGAAGTCGAAAAAGAACGTCGTCGACCCGCTGGGGATCATCGCGAACTACGGGGCCGATACAGCCCGCTGGTTCGTCCTGTCCGATTCGCCCCCCGAACGCGATGTCGAATGGACTGCATCGGGTGCCGAGGCCGCCTATAAGCACCTCAACCGGGTCTGGAATATCAGCACCCGCATCGCGGAAATGGACGAAAGTGCGGCCGGCACGGGCGACGATGACCTGCTGCGTGCGATGCATAAAACCGTTCACGACGTGACGATGGGTGTTGAATCCTTTGGCTTTAACGCCGCAATTGCCAAGCTTTACGCCTTTACTGCGACGTTGCAAAAATCAAAGGCGGGCAAAGCCACGCAGCGCGAGGCGATCATGACGCTGGCCCAGCTCATGGCCCCGATGACCCCCCACCTGTCCGAGGAAATCTGGGCCGCTCAAGGCGGTGCCGATCTCATCACCACCTCTGCTTGGCCTAACGCCGACGACGCAATGCTGGTTGATGATACCGTTACCCTGCCAATCCAGATCAACGGCAAGCGCCGCGCGGAAATTCAGGTCCCTGCGGATATGTCGAAGGAAGAGGTTGAAAAGATCGCGCTCAACCACGAAGCTGTCATTCGTACCCTGGATGGGGCCACGCCCAAAAAGGTCATTGTTGTACCGGGACGGATCGTCAATGTCGTTGCTTAA
- a CDS encoding DUF3576 domain-containing protein, with protein sequence MVRSSVFKSTLALVAVLSLGACGALNFGPPAERDPNLGLSSTNPNYVEMDSDNTIWSIFNRKNTDTSVSVNKYLWSASLEVLNFLPVQSIDPYTGVIVTGYGTPPGGNQSYRATVLIDDPALDARSLNIALQTRGGRTVSKATSRAVEDAILSRAREMRIADAKF encoded by the coding sequence ATGGTGCGCAGTTCGGTATTCAAATCTACACTAGCCCTCGTGGCGGTCTTGTCGCTTGGCGCATGCGGCGCGCTCAACTTCGGCCCGCCCGCAGAGCGCGACCCGAATCTGGGCCTATCCTCCACCAACCCGAACTATGTCGAGATGGACTCGGACAATACAATCTGGTCGATCTTCAACCGTAAGAATACCGACACCAGCGTCTCGGTGAACAAGTACCTGTGGTCCGCGTCGCTTGAAGTGCTGAACTTCCTGCCGGTGCAATCCATTGATCCCTATACCGGGGTGATCGTCACGGGCTATGGCACGCCTCCGGGGGGCAATCAGTCCTACCGCGCGACTGTCCTGATTGACGACCCTGCCCTTGATGCACGGTCCTTGAACATCGCGCTGCAAACCCGCGGCGGTCGCACAGTGAGCAAAGCGACCTCTCGTGCTGTCGAGGATGCGATCCTGAGCCGAGCGCGCGAGATGCGCATCGCCGACGCCAAATTCTAA
- the lptE gene encoding LPS assembly lipoprotein LptE, whose amino-acid sequence MSLLNRRFLFAVPLLALAACGFQPVYGPGGSGTALQNAVQVDAPDDAFSYTLVREIETRLGRAASPRYALALTVDTSQEGLAIDSEDNTTRYNLVGDVDFALRNISTGQVVTSGNVENFTGYSATGSTVATLAAERDAQKRLMVMLAEQLVTRLYAADLTR is encoded by the coding sequence ATGTCGTTGCTTAACCGCCGTTTTCTTTTTGCTGTGCCACTGCTGGCGCTGGCGGCCTGCGGGTTCCAACCCGTTTATGGCCCCGGCGGCAGCGGTACCGCGTTGCAAAATGCGGTGCAGGTCGACGCGCCGGATGACGCGTTCTCCTATACCCTGGTCCGCGAGATCGAGACACGGTTGGGCCGCGCCGCCAGCCCCCGCTATGCGCTGGCTCTAACGGTCGATACCTCGCAAGAGGGGTTGGCGATCGACAGCGAGGACAACACCACACGCTATAACTTGGTCGGCGATGTCGATTTCGCCTTGCGCAACATCTCCACCGGCCAAGTTGTCACGTCGGGAAATGTCGAAAACTTTACGGGCTATTCCGCGACCGGATCGACTGTTGCCACCCTCGCAGCAGAACGGGATGCGCAAAAGCGTTTGATGGTCATGTTGGCAGAGCAGCTGGTCACACGCCTTTACGCGGCTGATCTGACCCGATGA